The sequence below is a genomic window from Bos indicus isolate NIAB-ARS_2022 breed Sahiwal x Tharparkar chromosome 24, NIAB-ARS_B.indTharparkar_mat_pri_1.0, whole genome shotgun sequence.
AGTGGAGAAGTACTAACGAAGGTCTTTCTTTTCTGATTCCTGCTCCTCTCAAAGATCAGGATTCATCAGAAATGGTGACAAATTCATTTCATAGCCTAAAGCCAGGTACGGTGGGCTAAGAAGCAGATGAGATTCACTGTGAATAATCCTTGATTTATATACTTAAGAGCTACTGAAGTGTacttatttcctatttttatctttaattctaGTAAAAGCTATTCTGATGTTTTCTTTCCCCCGTCTATCTCAAGAGAGCTACTGACTTTGGTACAAAAGACTTCACTCATCATTCACCTGCATTTATCATGATCCAGTAATCTGAATATTGTCTTATTTTTGGATGGTTTTTGAAATTTGTCATTACCATAAGCCTTCTGTTTAGCCACAGAGTTCTGCACTATCCATAATCAAGGAGTGGCTTTGTAGGCTTCTTTTTAGAAGCAAAAACTAAATTCCTCACCTGTGAGAAATCAAGTTTCAGTGACTTTGAATAAATTTTGTGAAATAAGGAAGGCAAGGGTTTACATCTCAGAATCCTTAGAGTCCTAAAGTTGAGATAACTTTCTGCAGGCTGTTTTGGGAAGGGAGgaaattttttctacttttttctcaaCTAACATGTGTTGTGTACTTTGGGGTTGAATTTGGAAAATTTCCCAGGAAACGGATGACAATTACTTTGCATGATCTAGATTGAGTAAATACACAATGACTAATTCAGCATGAATTCAGTATTCCCTAACTTCTACTCCACAGAGTGAATACAGATATCTCTGGAGCTCCACGGGAGACACCAGCCCTTCCAGAATGGATGGCAAGCAACAGCAGCACGCTGTGGATATGGACCAAAACCCCACTGAGTTGGTGAGTAGTGTGCATACCTTTTTTCCCCTAACACATTTCCTTTATTGTCTTCTTAGTTATTTATAACAAGGGAAATATCAGCCAACATTCACTACCAACTGGAAAATAACTGTTACAAACATTTtatcaaagaagatacacagctGGCAAATGAACACATTGGAAATGTTCAACATGCTGAACCATTTAGGGAAATGCAATCAGACCATAGCAAGATACCTCTACACAGGTAATATTGAAGATACTGACCGTATCAACCAAGCACAGGGGAGGAATATGGGGCAACTGGAATGTTCCACGCtcttgatgggaatgcaaacgtCATTCACTTTGGAGTATATGaaacatatattcatataaagaATTATGTCTTCTTTCATATCTAACATTCTtgctttctacatttattttttaaccctCCCCAAGCTgaacttgcatttttttcctaatgtttaCTATTAGAGGATGAATGGAATCTGGATGTTACTAATAGGAGGCACAAGTATTGAGGGAGTTACGTAGTACCAATTGTAGTAACCAATTGTACTATACCATCATTTGATAATTGTACATTAGACTTTTTgcctaaatttttatatttatatcagaAATTTATAATAACATATCAGTGGACAAGATTTTAGTAGATGATTTGAAGTGTTATATTTATAGCAGATATTAACAATATTGTTTATATTCATACATATTTAAAtccaatgaaaatatttattctcattGGCCTACCTGTTTCCAAGGTAGAAATTTATGGAAAATGTCTCATGGTGGGGGGACTTATGCTTAAAACGTTACATCATATTTCTTAGAACATATTAAGGATCCTATTCATCATTCACACAAATTCTTTCATCTTATAAATGACTAGTGACAGAAATTGAACTCAGGTTGCTCACATATATAATCATTTCTTTACAAGATGCTACTTTTCAAAAAACTTGAGTACTAGCTTTCTAACAAAGAGAATGGATTTTATAATTAACTTGACGTTGCCGAACCAAGAGAAAAGTCAGACAAGATAAACATGAAGATATGATTAGGTATAAGAATTgttttgcaacttgaaggttgtATTTGTGTTCAGTTTGGGAATCCAATATCTAGATGACCATAAACCTGATTTATAGGATGCCTCTTATTCCATGGAAGCTGCAAAATTCCATTGCTTTAATATCATATGtacatcattttatttccttctcctttccccacATGTCAAAAACATTTATGCAATTTATTCCATTAAGTCAAATAATTAATTATGCAAAATACCCAGTAAACCAACCTCTGAGACCATGAAAAGGAATCGTTTGGATTTCCTATTTTTTAGTAATCTGACTGGCAACCTCTTATATTCCCTGAAACAAGGggtagaatattttcttttaattctttatgagtttgttttcttactttagaacatttggaaaaaacagaaaattactaataaaaaatttaaaaatcacccaTGACTCCtcccagaggaaaaagaaactgcTAATATTTTGCTTCTTGCCCCCCAtccaatttaattttattcttttgattgcTTTATCATATGAAATTTTTCTCAATTTATATTCAGAGAATTGAGAGCTTATACTACAGAAATCTTTTCTTAGAAGATGTTATTCAagttgtctttttgctttttagtaAAGTTTTTTGGTCTTCTTTACATAAGTTGTATGGCATTTTATAGGCttagccattttatttttgtgtttgtttttaattatatttatttatttttaattggttgatagttgttttacaatattgacTTGATTTCtgcatacctcaacatgaattagccataggtgtacatatgtcctatccctcttgaatctccctcccacctcccaccatttCAACCCCTCTAGATTGAGGAAGCCCTGGTCTcgagccccggtttgagttccctgagtcatacagcaaatttccactgtaGGCTTAGCCATTTAAAATGCATTCCTACTACCATAAATAGCAGTTGctattacacatacacatatccacACATAAAACAGTGCTGTTACACATATGTTCTGTACTTTTATAACCAATTTGATGAGATCttattactttataatttataGAGTATTTGGCTAATTGTTTGGGGTTCTGTAGGGCAATCATGGATGTGatcactcgatggacgtgagtctgagtgaactccaggagatggtgatggacacggaggcctggagtgctgtgattcatggggtcacaaagagtcggacacgactgagagactgaactgaactgaactgaactgagggcaatcatatcatctgcaaataatgttAATTTTGTCTTCACATTTCCCTTATTTATACGCACTGATGAGAACTTCTAGAAAACCAGTACCCGAAATTGGTGGCAGGAGATATTCTTCTCTTCTCCTGACTTTAAAGGAATGTCTCTGAATGTTTTACTGATAAATATTATGGTCATTGCTTGGAGGTAATGACCTCGTCACATTGCTCATCACATTTGGGAGTTAttcttttcttctagttctttggGGTTGGTATCATTTGTCTGCTTTTACCACTTTTAAATGCTGAAATTTGTTAAATGAGCAGTGAGCATTGAgatgattattttccttctttgatcatttaatatgaaaaatgtacTTGTATAATTCACATCATGAAACTGTTTATTAGAGTTTCAGATTTTCCTAGATCTTGGTCAGTTCTTCCTGGAATACATATTGGATTCAATgattttttacatgttttatgAATTTATGTGCCTAGATCAAATAAATTTTCTTCATCCTTAAAAATCAGGGCTGGTGAATTGTTGATGTTAACATTCTTTCTCTGCAGCTACCCAGAAATCCCTACGGTTCAAACGAAGGAACACACTGTGGTTGTAGATTGCCTGTTGTGACCTTACAGCCGCAGTGGGTGAGATTTGGggtctggggggcaggggggcgtCTTCACTGGTCCTTTGAGGTGATGGCAAGGCAAGGTAGACAGGCTCTGCTCGCTCAGCCCCTCTGAAGGGTTCTCCTCTCCTTCAGCTCCTCCTCAACTGCCTGCCCTTCAGTGGCTCCGTGCTCCTTGGGCACCCCCTCACCCCCGTAACTCCACAAGCTCTgagcaatgcagggggcccactGGCCTGGTAATTTATCAGTGCTGTAGTCTTTTCCTGTAAGATCCTGCTCCGTACCAGAGCTGATCATTTTTCTACTTTGATGTCTTTCTAAGCACAGCGAACTTTCTTTTGTTTATGTTTAAAAgatcaaaaatgtatttaatgaatCATTTTCTAGTTACAAAATCTCAAAATGTCATTTGAAAATGGGAGATGACAGTGAGCCAAATACGGGTCACTTTCCATCACTCCAAGATAACCAGTCTCCATGTTCTGATCGGTCTTTGGTTTTTCTCTCCTGGATGGCCAATTAGATAATTTAATTTATACTGTAAGTATAGTAGCTGATATGAGGTCATCACGTGATATATTCCTGAGGCAACCTATTTGCAGTTTAAGGTGATGCCTTTATTGCTTTAATACAAAGGGTTAACTAAGAGGGGACATTTTGTCCTTATGCACTTGTGGACAAggcgtgtatatgtatgtgtgtgtgtgtgtgaaagagagagggagagagagggagagagatgatttattcatttaaattataGCATttgtagtaattttaaaaaatagccataTTCTAATGGAAATCATTTGCCTAAGTTACCGCTGTGTTCTTGCTGAAATGTTCACTTTTCATGACCCTGTGCAGGCGACGGCAAAGCCGAGGTCACCCTGGAAAACGTTTCTGCTGTGTCTGCTGGCCTGTCTCATTGCCACAGCCCTTGTTGTTCTGCTCTTCTATTTTGTCCACTTGGGTAAGCCCGCCGCCGGCACCACCATCGTCATTCATGCCGACGGCAAGTCCAATCATGTCGCCTGCATTCCTGGTGCTGCCCCATCTCCGGGCCCATCCTCCCTGCCTGTATCTCAGAGCACTCTGCCTCCTACCTCGGGGACCAACCACAGCTCCTCTACCCCGGGGCTCCCAACTCCTACAGAGACGACCATGAGCTCAACGTTGGTCCACGAAGTTGAAATTGAAGATGAAGAATGACATTTGGAGGGGTCTTTAGCCCTCCTCAAACCGGATCCATCCACTGATCCTGAACGAGGCATGTCCAAGGTATTCTCCCCTCCAGCCGAGAGGTTCCAAAACGTTTAGCTTTATGAGACTTGCCCTCTTGCTCAGTCATTTGCTGTGTCCCATATGAGAATGACGTCAGTGTTCTCAGTCGAGGACCCTCCAGTCTTCAaatgattggaaaagaaaaatttaaactgaGCTCAGTTGATTCATCCTGGCTAGGGCCCAGAGTTTCCTTTCATCCTGTACACCCCATCTTAATCTCATTAGTGAGGATTTCAATTGCTGGAGAAGCTGCCTGCCTCCTGGATATTGGTTCTCAAGCCAGTATTTACGATCCAGTTGTTGATTATTTCCCAATCTCATATACTTGACTCTTCTAGGTATTtgtattccagtactcttgcctggaaaatcccatggacagaggaccctggtaggctgcagttcatggggtcgctacgagtcagacacagacacgacagagcgacttcactttcacttttcactttcatgcattggagaaggaaatggcaacccactccagtgttcttgcctggagaatcccaggcacgggcgagcctggtgggctgccgtctatgtggtcgtacagagtcagacacgactgaagcgacttagcagcagcagcagggcaacaAGAAAGTGTTCAATTAATGTGGTTAACGAACACAAATTATTATGGAACTATTCATCATTACAGAAGCTTTCTTACTATTGGGTGAAAGGAGGGCACATTAATGAGGTTAGAAATGAGAAATGTTTCAGAGAAGGGCTGAAAGTTAAACAAAGGTGGAAGTTTAAGGGGAGATCATTAAAACACAAAACGAGAGGGCTAAGGGGATTGAATAGATTGAAAATCCAAAACACACTTAGAAACACTTCAAATATAACAAATGGTGTATTTTCTCTatactttttttctgatattatcaatattattttcTGTACTTTATATTTTGCTTAAAGTATTATAAACTGCTGCTTATAAAATTTGAacttttattttgtcttataCTTTGTAAATTTGACGGCACATGGCTTATAATTTGGTGTGAAACACAAGACCCTTGTTCAATGTTACTTGTATTTAGAGTGTTTAACACTCACTAGAAACATAATCACTTTATTCTGGAGACTTTGGGGTTAAAATCAACCTGCCCATTCCATCCTCAACTTCCAAACTCTACAAAAGAGGAAGACTGGTTCAGAGAAGGCAGCTCCTGTTCAGACTCAGACCCTACGGGTGGCAGCAGATCCAGGATCTCTTTGGCACAGCATCGGAGGTTCTAAATAGGTTCCAAAAGCATTAAAAGATTTTATGTTATATGCCATTCTAGGTTCATTTGCTATAGCCAATAATAGAACATGTAAATTACACAAACCTTGGGGCTTTATTGAGTAATTATGCTCTgccaaagaaaaattagaaatgcgGTCATTTTCTAGGTAATTGTTATTTTAGGGAAGCTAGTATTATTTCTCAGACACAGGGAAATGTAAAATTTTGAGACTTTGAAAAGTTTTTCAAACAGTTTACCAACATTATTTGATAATAGAATTTAAGAATGATAAACAgcattatataaattttacaaatttcaCAAAGCTCTAGATGAGATTAATGGGCTAAAAGGAGAAAGTGTGCATGCATTTCTCCcttgtagagtttttttttttaaattagaggacaattgctttacagtgttgtgttggcttctgccccacgacaaggtgaatcagccacgagtatttatgtatatgtgtgtgtgcttagtcgcttagtcatgtctgactctttgcgagcccatggactgtagcccaccaggctcctctgtccattctccaggtaagaatactggagtgggtcgccatgcccttctccagaagatcttcccgacccagggactgaacctgggtctcctgcattgcaagcagattctttaccatctgagctacagggggGTTCCTATTTCtatttatcccctccctctttagcCTCCGTCCCACCCCACGCCTccaggtggtcacagagcaccgagccaAGCGCCCCATGTCACACAGCAGCTCCTGGCTAGCTCTCTGCTTTGCACGCAATAGTGTATCTATCTATGTCAGCGCTCCTCTCTGcattcaccccaccctccccttccccactgtgtccacaagccccttctctctgtctgcatctctattcctgccctgaaaataaggTCATCAGGAtcaattttctagattccatatatatgtgttaatatacaatatttgtttttctctttttgacttaacttcagtctgtataacaggctcctggttcatccacctcagtttaACTCACTCACATTAATTCCTTTTCGTGGCTACTAGTAGAGTTTTAAATCAATTCATTTCTATTGTGTTTTTGATTTATATGCTTGTGAAGAAGAAAGATTGAATTCCCTAGTTTCAGATGTACTTCCTTATATGATTTAAATTTTGCTTtgcaatataaaagaaaaaaaacttttaatacaAAGATCTCAGAATGTACCattaataaagaatttaaaagaaaatttcatatcTTAGAAGCCATTAGAAATAGCTAGATGTGATAAAAGCcgttcttttcttcctttgctctTTAAGATTATACAGAATGCACTATGGTAAAACCGGGAGAATAACTTCATTGTGTTTAACAAATACGCTCTTAGCAATGAATTTCCTACGTTAAATATTGGAGGATATTGTAATAAGGGTTATCTGAGATCATCAGATTTCTGTGCTTTATAAAATGGAATTGTGAATGAGCTCTCAGATTCATTTATTGCTTTAGACTTCTACAGTTTaataaaatctctttttaaattaatttttcttggggtatagttgctttgcaatgttgtgttagtttctgctgtacagcaaagtgaatcaattacaCATCTACACGTCTCCCCTccttttcagatttccttcccatttgtgTTACTAGGGAGCACTGGGTAGAGCTGGTCTACCAGTGATCAGTACCCAGCTGttgggtcaactctttgcaactccacggactgtagcctgccaggtggggtgccagttccttctctgggggatctttccgactcagggatcgaatccacgtgtcctgcatctcctgcagggcaggaggattctttaccactgagccacctgggaagtcctgagtAGGGTTTCCTGTGTTAAACAgcagattctcattagttatctgttttatgcctAGCAGTGAAtatttgtcaatcccaatctctcaatttattCCCCGCTTTCCCCTTGTGAACTGTAAATTTGTTCTctaatctctgtctctctgtctgctTTGCCAGTGAGTTCCACGGTACCACTTTTCAGGATTCCACCTGTAAGTCATATTAGTAAAATCTTAAAGTATTAAGCAGCATTGTGGAAAATGTCTTCACCATTTAAGACACTTTACTcagattaaaatttttcaaagtacTATGAAAATACTGAAGTGTGTGCTTACTCAATAAGAACGTAATCATCCATTATAATGATTTATTCATTAAGTATTAAAACCATATATTTctagtatttattatttcaaaaatttattcaCTGTATTGAAtgacaataatatattttaaaatagtcaggAAATTCTCTATTTAAAACATCTACTAGAAATGTTCAGGTCCattatttattcttaaatgtgAAGTAATCCTTGTGGGATTAAAATGTTAAGTTTTCAAATGCACTTCACCAAATAAGAGTGCGATTAAACTTCTTTGGATGCTTTACTAAGAAAATGTTCTATTGGGCATTTTGTTTCCAAAATAGGTCCATTTACTTATACTGAAAATCCACTTTAATAGGTACAATCAACTTTACCCCATAATGATGTTCACAATTATTTTAGGAAAAGCTTTCAGAAGTTACACTGTGTAAGTCATTCACTTTGATATTGTTCAATTTCAAAAGCTTTTGAACTTCGGAACCACCTCTACTTTGAAACAAATTATTATTTGTGAACTTTCAATCGCTTAGtctttagattttttaataatCTCCTAAGCATCTCATAACTGCCATTAGAGTGACAGACATCTAATATCGGTGTTATGATCAAGTCAAACATGTTTCTACTTTATCTTATCTCTTTCTAACTTTTACTATGGCATCCAGAGGGCCTTTTCCAAGTTCTGTAGGAATCTGTCTTTGTCATCCAAAGTGGTCCTTACCTTCAAAGACAATTTCATCAGACCTGGTTCATTTCTAAGAGGGAATTCCTCAGCTAGAAAGGATTCCTTTTGCTAGGAAAGGAAGAGCAGAGTGATTAACCAGTGTCCCCAGCATTTGGGCACTGTACAAAGTTCCCACTTCAATGTCATCCCACCTAGACTGGCAaactaagaaatgaagaaataaccaGTAATAGGAAAGAAAAGCAGGGGCCATGCAGCAAGAGCCATTGTGGTTCCCAGAGACTTGATGGAACTAGGAGATACTacggtaagtgaaataagccagacagaggcaATTATTACATGATCTCACTTCTTGAGGAATATACAAAGAGCTGAaatcatagaaacagagtagaaaggtggttaccaggggcaggGGAGTAGGAGGGAGTGGGGAAAATAGAGAGAAGCTGGTCAAAGAGTACAAACTTCTAGTTTGAAGATGATaaattctggggatctaatgtacagcatagtgattatgGTTAGTAATACTGTATTATACACTTGGAATTTACTGAGAGACATCTTAAGCGGTAATTATGTGATTTGAGAGATGTGTTAGCTAAGCTATAttggtaatcattttgtaatatataaatgtatcaaatcaacatgtacatcttaaacttatacaatgttatgtCCCTCAAAAAGCAGggcaacagaaagaaagaaagaaaataacagttcACAACCACTAATGTCATCTTTTCCAGAAGTAGAGTGGATTTGCTCTCAAGGACCTGTAGtttgagtttaaaaaatactgtaaataCAGATACTTTTGCATCAGTTGTATTTGCTTCTATATTTGCAACTGTCTTAAATGGAAGATATGGGCTTATCTTACAGATAGAACAAGAGGCCCCAAATGATTATTTACTATTTACTATGCAAAGAACTCTTGTATCAGTTGAAATAAAATCCAACTGTAAGTCACAGATGTTCCTAAATAATAATGaagttgaagaaaaataatatataaaagctTCTCTCTCATATACACTAAAAGACTAAAGGTAGCTtttgaaaaagtaattttttggTCCTAAGACACCTGGATTCCTGTATCTCATTGTTCCACATCCTTGGCATCTAGCTTCTATTTCACAGTTTAAAATGGCTGCTTAAGCTCCAGTCATTACATCTATATTCTAGTcaacagaaagaaagagggatGAAGGGCTTAAGCCCTCCCTCTAAGAATATTTCTCAGAAATTGCatacaataatttttattatgtcaCATTGTCAGAAATTAGTCATGCAGCCACATACAGCTGTCAGAAAGAGGAGAGATGCAATGATTATTCTGGGTGTTTGTGTGACTAGGTACAACTGATGGTTCTATtataaggaaaacaaagagaataGATTTTAGGGCCCAACCCAGAGTCTCTGCCCCAGAACTAAAGCCAAACATTGTTAGATGAAGAGATGAACATTTCACTCCAAATTCCTAATCCCTTTAAAGAGCCCCATGTACTCTTTAATACTCTTTTATTAACATCCTGGCAATCGCAAAATTCTAACACTGTCTAATAATTGTGAGTCAGATGTGGTCAATTACAGTGTCAAAGTGATCTGGCTCAGGTGCCAGCCACTCTGGCGGAGGAGTCAAGTCTCCAGGAGTTCAGCGGACACAGGAGAGCACCAAGAGCCCCTCCCGGGAGGAGGGAGGTCATGCCGGATGTATCTTCTCAGAGCCCAGCCCAGGGTCTGACACAGAGAAACTGCAGAGCAAGCATTTGATGAAGTAAATCACTGATTGCATCCCAGAAACACTGCGCAGAAAGGGACCATGGAGATTATCCAAGCCAAACTCTTCACTTTTGAGATAAAGAACCTGAAGCTGAGTAAAGCTTGGCGAGTGCTGGGTGTGTGCAGGTATCCTATAAAGGACTTTAACTGTGTTATCTCACAGGACGGTGTATTAGTGTCAAAGCTGAGGTTGCCTGAACTAAGATCTGGGGTTCTGCACTAATGTGAaattttcactttacattttcTCACTTCCATCTTGATTTGCTTCCTCCATGTACGAATGTGTTTAATTCCCATTTTATTAATAGTACCtcatttttatgtacttttatttccagttggaagacagaaaataatgATGCCAGTGTAGTCTTCATATTTTCTGCATCATATCTgcacttttcattttccccaaGAACCAGGTTTTCTTCTTTCCAGGTCACAAAGGGGTTTATGTTTCTCTCTTAATGTAGTATTAGAGCAGTTAAAATGTAGAGAGTCTAAAACTAGGCAACCAGGACTTGAAACCTAGTTCTCTCACTTACTATGTGACCTTTGGCAAATTACCTACCTCTCtgtgtcagttttctcatcaaaATGTGGAGATAAAAAAGATCATTTACTGTGTAAGTCTATTGTGAAGAGTGAATAGATTAAGAATTGTGAAGCAGCCTGGCAAGGTTTGATAATTGTTATCTGAGAATAATGGTGACTTCTTAGCTCAAAGATGGTATTCCCTTGCCACCTAGCATGTTTTTGGCCTTCTCTCctcttttaataaataatttatttaaaaaattacaattagTATTGACACAACTAAGAAAAATGTTACAGGTTCACTGAAGCTTCTGACTAAGTATGATGACATGGTTACCTCAAAGCTAGTAGAGATTAAGAGTtgactgaaataaaattatagtgcATGGAGAAAAACCCTGCAACAAGTGGAGGTGAAGGTCAGGTGGGAAATAAAAGGATTCACCTTCACTCCTGGAAAAGCTATAGGGTGAATGTGCTGTCAGCTGGCTAAGAGAATTTACACTTCACACGTCTCCGCAAAGtgaaaagtagttttaaaaacaaagttagcTGTTCTTTATTATTAATGGGAACCAGTGAGGACCATCTtagttcagaaaattaagatttaatatttaaaaactccTTTAGTGAATGAAAttcatgtttgtatattttggtttATATAATACTTTATCTTCTCATCAATGGTTTCCCCCAAGGACATCCTAGtaacatacatacattttaacCTATTGCTCTTGACAAAGAGGCTAGATTATGCTGGTCCCCGGGGGTGATTTAGGGCAGGCAGTTAAATTCAGATGCTTCTATAAGTCTCTCTCATAGCTCTCAGGGAAAGAGTTCTCACCAGGCTAGAATTTCTCACGAGAGGCTGACTTCCAATAAGTTGGAAAGATTCTTCCAAAGGTTGAAAATTGGCAAATGACAGAAGCAAGGCCTTCATCCTGTCTTTGTGGGTCCACGTGCAGAatgtgtggagaaggcgatggcgcccactccagtgctctcgcctggaaaatcccatggcggaggagcctggtgggctgcagtccatggggtcgctaagagtcggacacgactgagcgacttcactttcacttttcacttccatgcattgcagaaggaaatggcaacccactccagtgttcttgcctggagaatcccagggacgggggagcctggtgggctgcagtctatggggtcgcaca
It includes:
- the LOC109577680 gene encoding dynactin-associated protein — encoded protein: MDGKQQQHAVDMDQNPTELLPRNPYGSNEGTHCGCRLPVVTLQPQWATAKPRSPWKTFLLCLLACLIATALVVLLFYFVHLGKPAAGTTIVIHADGKSNHVACIPGAAPSPGPSSLPVSQSTLPPTSGTNHSSSTPGLPTPTETTMSSTLVHEVEIEDEE